The sequence below is a genomic window from Dermacentor albipictus isolate Rhodes 1998 colony chromosome 2, USDA_Dalb.pri_finalv2, whole genome shotgun sequence.
CTAAAGATTCAGTTACAACTGCCTTCTCTCGGTTCCTGTCGCCGTATTTCACGCCTCTGCCTTTATTAGGTTTTTCCATTCACCCCGAGACAGCCACCTCATCCAACCAGTACGTCGAACACCACGCACAGGCCATCCTAACTGCGTCATCACACATCGTGCCCGCACTACCACATTGCAGAAGGCATTTTATGTGCACACAGCTCACGACTGGAATTATCTTCCCGGCAGCCAAAGCTCTTATCCCTGATCCCGCTGATTTCAAGAATGCCATCGAAGAAGCTATGTACTATGTCGAAGAAGCTATCCCCCATTCTTGCGCCCACCCGTCAGTAAAGTCCCATCTGAAGACCCTtgaagttcaaaaaaaaaaaaaaaaagaagagaaaagttgAAAATACTTTTTGAAAACTTCTTCGCTAAAAAGTACCATAAGTGTGCATGAGGAAAGACCAGCTCGAAGAATAAAGACCATTTAGGGTGGTGCTAACTGGTGGCATGACGAAGACGAGCTTGTGTAGTGCTCGAGCTGTGTCGTGGCGTGCATGCAAAGCTTGTGCATGTCTACGTGAAAACGAGTGTTTTTATTGGAAGAGTTTGAAAGCGAGAAAGTTTATATTCAGCGATGCACTGCAACTGCCACAAACTCATCCACGTTGACATGTGTTGCGTGACCAACTCCTGCTGCGAGTTGTACAAAACACTGATCATGTCGTctcacaaaatacagaaacgtgcATAtttcgctcaaaaaaaaaaaaaaaccttgcaaAGTATTTTGCGCTTACTGCTGTATGTATCCATATGACATTGCATACATCAAAAGGTACAGATGAAGGTGaattcgaacttttttttttcttgacaaacCAGACAAGTAACAGTGCCAAGTGCTACACTGAACAATCTGTATCACAAAACGCGACCTTTTTGTGAAATTTTCCATGCTGTAAGCAAAAGCATGGCCTCGAGCTTGGATGTTGTTACTCGGAGGTTGGTGGGGGGGAGCCGTCGCTAGGCGTATTTTTGCTTGCAACTACATCTTACCGCACAATCAAGAGTTTCTTGGCAACGATATTTTCAGGCAGTTTAAGTTTTGCGATGCATGATGCGGACGAAGCAAAAGCGGGCCACGGAAGCGTGCGCTCCTAAGGGCGCCCCGAAACAAGAACCATGCACGAGCTTACAATTTAGATCGGTAAAATGTCCTTAAAAACGTGCACTTAAATTAAAGCACTAGTTTTCAATTTTAATGCGAGCGTAAATTAATTGACCAATAACAAGTTGGataaaatttatttttaaatgtCTTTATGAAGCACATATCATCATCAAGAAGTCTTAACCAATCATCTTCTTCCGGGACCTTTAAAAGCTTTAAAAGCTGCTTGAAGTTCTGTTCTGATTAGACTGCTTGCTGGTACTTGACAGGAAACCCCTGACGTAGACACTGACACGTTAAGACCTGCAAAGCGGCGTTTCATTACCAACAAGGGCCAATTCGTACACCATGCGCCCATCTGCGGTATTGTTTTTTTTAACGGTCTTGGCTCCTGCCAACTGCTTCTTTGGTTGGTTTGCGACCAAGCCTGTGCCTGTGACTAACTCGGAAGCCGACGCGAAGGACTTTACCAAGGACGGGACGGTCGCCGTTGTTCCTTTTGAAATGAAAACGGCTGATGAAGAATTCCTTAAGGAAGGAAAAAAGTATGGCCTTCAACTGTCGACATTGGACGTATGCCACCACAAGGTGAGTCACGTTTACAATATGTCTAAGTCGTAGTTTTCCATGCCGTATAACCTTTACAGCAGTATTGTGATGCGTTGCTTTTAAATTTCGTGTCCTTATCAAAGTCATTCGGTGTGTACTTGTAAGAAAACATCATAAACGGTTAGCGGTAACCGGTCGGATTCCTCCTAAGCAGCCAGTGAAGGATATATTCTGGTATATTGCGGTGTACTTTCAGCATAGTTATGCTACCCTCTTGCGACTGTCTAGTTTGCCTCAATTTTCTTCATGTCGGATAAAAGTGATGCGACGAAGAGATCAGGAAGTTTCGCTGTGAGCAGCCAGCACTGAGACTTTGTGTGCCAGCAGCAGTGCCGAAACAAAGGTTAGCATGTGAAGGGACTAGTTTTCACAACCCCAAGTTCCCATTTCGTGTCGCCAAATTGACCGCTCATTTCGAGGCACATTTGTCCAGCTTCTCAACTGACTGGGCACTGGTGTGCTAAAATTTAGGAGTGCATGCGCTTCTCGCAACACGTATGGCCATGGATATAGAGCTTATTGGTTGGCACAAGTATGGTCCTATCGCCAAGATCACGTGGTTGTTGGCATTATCGCGTATCTGGTTATGATGTAGTATTGACAGTAGTTTATTTGTGGACAGGGGCTCAGGGAGATATGAACAACAACTCATGTGTGTGTTCAAGACTGGACATTCAGAAACTTAAGCAGCACATTGAAAAGCTGATTGTGGGAAATTTCAGTGAGTAAATGGAGGAAATTGGTGGGATGACTGATGCCAATAGGTattttttttgcgcatgttttttttttctttgtgtgtgcatgtgtgtgttgtgGCTATGCTGTGCTCTCCACACTTGGTGACCTGATCGAAAGAGGAAAGCCTAATAATCATTGTTATATTTAACAAATTTACCAGTGCCAGGAACTGACTAATGAAAACAAGCGTTATATATTTTGGTATATCAGTTCGCTAACCAAGACATATTACGTCCAGCACATTAACATGTACTAAGttctgtctgcttctagtctgatAGGTCTATTTGTATTGGACAAGAAAAGGTAAGGCTGATACTAAATTGCACTGTACTTATAGAAAGGTGTATTGAACAAGCAAGGATAATTGTTATTGGATCAGTACACATTTGTTTCAATCTTGTTCATTACAGGTGCTGCTTGGTTTGACATCATCATGCTCGCAGCTCAACGAGGAGGACCTTGGGAAGCTGAGTGTAAAGCTGCTAAACTGTCAGTCAGCTGTTGAAGGGCGGCCTACATTTCCTTGTACGGACGAAATGGTAAGAGTATTTCCGTTGGCGCAATCAAATGCTTTAAATAACATTGCTCTATTAGCATATAATTTCCAACTTATAAATATAGCTGGTTGTCTATGAATTAGCCAACTCTCCGGTGTTAGAGAATATGAAGATTTCTTGCAGCAATGAAACTTATAATGACAGAGCCGCACTTTGTCAGTGTCGGGCAAATTGAAACTGGAAATTTCGTAGCTTGTGCTTTGAATAGTCCCTTGACAGGTTAAATGGAGCTGACTGCTTTTGTTGTATTGTCTACTTCCTAGCTGACAAGAGATTTTTGAAAACAATGCATTATGGTTCTTAGTGAGTTGCGGCTATTTTTCCGTATCATGTATGTCGCTTTTTAACCTTTTTCATGGGCCTATCCTGGAGATGGTGAAGCGTAAAGCCGTTCTCATGGGCACATGCAGTTAAAAAAATGTGGGTCAATCCCAGAGATAAAAAGTTTAAGCAGTCTCGTACTCTTCCTACTCCCTTCAAACGAGGAGTGACTTGATAGTGCCATGTGCTGCGACTCCACCCCATTCTCACCCATCACTCGCCCAGTTGTCCATCGTCGACTACAACTAGAGGTTGAatcgccttcctttttttttatccttgttTCTCTAATGATGGTCCAATTTTACAAAATATAGGCTTGTGATAGCATTTGGTCTGTCACAAAACATTGTTTTGACATTGCACCCATTCTCCGTAATTTTAAAATGTTTTGTATCAGGCTGACGGTACTATTTGAGGTTGTCTAACTTGCACATCTGAAAGAATGCACTGTTCCCTGGGAAAACTTCCAATTGAGAAAATTTATTGATGTAATCCTGTTGGATTACGAAACGATAGACCTGGTACACTGATAAAACAAATAGCCAGTATTGGTCTATGAAACAGTAGACCTGATAGACTGACAGCCTGTATTGTTCTATTAGCCTACGAGTGTATTTGTGTAGGTGCTGTGTACCAAAGCGATCTATTCAACAAAGATGCATTAATTGTTCATTTTACTTTGCTGACTGTTTTCTGCTGCTGTCCTGCAAGATAGCTCACGTACAGGATGGCACTCTTATAATAGACTGTTCGGTTCTCTACGAAATGACGCAGTCAAACAACGAACTGTACCTAAGTATCCTCAGTGCAAGAAATATACAGCTTAGAAtgcatacttaaagaagggaattgcgcttaaaaaagacacggacgagtaaggacatggacgggcgtgTCCGTGTCTTTTtgtttagcgcaattcccttctttaagtatgtacaactgactcgcccaacaacgtgctctcctgaattagaATGCATAATTCCTTAATTAAAGTGAAGCCTTCTGTGCCTTCATTCTCAATGTTTTGGTGCATCTGCTCAGCTGGCCTTTTGCCGAGTAATAGAAGTTTATGTCATGATCACTACTTTATTGCATCTATTGGCACCTATAAAGCATTTTATTTGTCTTGTAGAACATTGTATTTCCATGTATCGGAAGCTACAGGACTGGCAGAAATCTGAGACCTGTACGTCTTGCTGTTGGACCTATAATTCTTGTATATTTACAATAGAAACTTCTGTTGGAATTTTCCCTAGAGTTGCACTACTAAAGCACTATTAAACTGCTGAAAGCATAATCTAGAATTTATTCAATGCTCTTCCGCAGTCTTTCTTGTGTGTACAATTTATTAATTATAACGTGCTCCACCGGTCCATGTCACCTTTTCACTTTTGCTTCTTTTGTAAAGAAGCCATAAAGCTGACCTCCCACATTTAGCCTCCTTTCCCTCTTTTCTAGGCTTGTGATAGTTGTGAAAATGAGGGAGAAAACACTAGCTCAGTTCTACACTGCAGTTCAAGATAGTATGGGTTAAAATTTCAATAAAATAGGGCAGGGACAGCTGTGGTAATCGGGCTGTGTTCACCTGAGCTTTACGGTAGGTTTCAACTCTTCGAACGTGACAGCTGTACATTTCATTCTTTGGGTACCCATCTTGCAAAAGCGACTGTTAGGGCACACCATCTATGCGCCTGCTTAGTTCCATAATCTGTTAAAACTGCAATACGCTATCAACAAAAGTGGTTTTGCAGGAGCAATGCATTCTTTTTTCAGTCTTTACGGCAATGCACACAAGGCATGGATCAGCACACTTGGAACACCTACCACCTGATCAGCAACCGTGCCAGGGCAGTCTGCTACAGCACCCGGCAGCAGCAGTTTTACGCCAAGACTGAAATGACTGTCAACAAGTTGATTTGGACCACTGACCAACAGGTATGACCTGTCGTCATTTCATTAGATGGATGCTGCCATGTTGATGACTCTGGGCTGCAAGTGAAAACACTTGTAAAGCTGTTTGTGCATGCTTCTGCAAAACTGTGACACCCTGGTGCAGGGTCAAACGATTTAATTTACTGTGTAAATGTGTCCAGGGTGAGTTTTTACACTGTCCTAATGATAACTGACTCTAATGATAACACAAGGTCAGGTAACAACTAACATTGTGATCAGTAGTCTTCAACCCAAGGTTGCAGTGATTGACATTTTACTCAGGAAAGAATGTGTTTTTGGTAGTGATGCCTTATTTTGATAACGGTgcacttgcgaaaaaaaaaaaaaaagttttgtaggGGTGCACAAAATATTTGAATAGCTTGAGTATGAATGTGATACTCGTATAATAATTTAAAGTATTCACAGTTTGAAGTTTCTGTTCCTGTCAGAATATAGGTGACAACAATATTTGTTGGAGTCCACATGGAGGGAGACTAATGCAAGAGGGGAGCTGCAGAGTCTCTAACTTCTGCTCCATAATTCCCTGTCATGCAATAAAAATATGGCCCTGCTTTAGGCAGCTTATGAATGTGTTTTCTAAATTCAAGTGAATACTTTTACTTGGACCTCCTCAACACGTTTGGATCCCTTTAAACTGATCTGCACATCTGTAGCATATGGCACTTTCCTTCAACAACTAGAGCACTCTAAGTGCATTTTGGTGTATGCAGCTCCAAGTGTTTCATTGTAATGGTATGCTGGACACAATCGCATTTCAATTGTAACTTATAATTTCCTCAGCTGACCAAATGTCAAGATGTATCAAATGATGTAGGCCTTGTACTAAACAAACGCCACACAATTTCTATATTTCACTTTGCTTAGAAAATAGATAATGATATTCAATATTTCATTCAATATTTGAAGCTCGCTTTTCTCAAATGTTCAATTTGTTTGGGAAGTTTCTTTATTCGAACACATCAAGAGTTTGGCCACAGCGAGCGGAATGAAGGGacctactgtttttttttttctcggcactTTTGTCCTTTTTGAAAAGGTGAAAGCAATGGATCAGCTGGAGCAGGAGCAGAAGAAAGTGAGTGCATTGACGAGTCAGACGCTGGAGACCATGTCCTCGGGCCAGAAAGCTCTGATGCAGCAACAGGAGAAGCTGAAGAGCTCGCAGCAGAGTGTGCAGCACTTTGTGGCAGAAAACCTGAAGGAACTGATGCTTGAGAAAGCTCTCATTGCTGCTGGCCAAAGGGAGCTTGCCCAAATGACCAACACCATTCGCAAGAAGCTCGGTGAGACAgtttttaacgtgacagcgttaagggctccgtgtcTCCGAAAATTCGATGTCGGCATCCCGCGTCGACCATCATTTCGGCAAAAATCGGTGTACCAAGCAAACCCGCccatgcatacccaaccacgTAGGCCATTCATGTAgcacaaggaagttactgaactaatagaatttctcaaagtaaaatacatacgaaaaatcgtaaagtaccaCTTACaaacaacctacagacatgatagcgtcggattgtaatttgaatatgcgagaaaacttAATTCTGTTACACAGAAACTCAAACCCCTTTCCAGCGTTTATACCATGCATAGACCGGCCACAATGTTCGCGATTTGTGTGCGCCAGATCTTCGAGGCCACGGAGCAGCATGCCCAGTTCTTTGCAAAACCTCCGGATAATACTCACCTCCGCCACATTGCAGCCCACAGAACAGGCTGCATTTCTACGAGAAAGCTCTCCTCCGAGCATAGTGTTTGGTGCCatcgtttcccggtaaacattacagttacatgagctgcagttgGCAGGAAGCATGGGAAACACTTGGGGATCTTAGTATGCTATcgagttccactcttaaaggtgaagcttaagcatcctccaaattttcttTCTAATATTATTGTCATAGCACTGTGCTTGCTAGCCATGAGTTTATATATACTGCATCCCTAGTGTTGAACCAAAACCTTCACCGTTTTGGTACAGCAAGAATGGTTCAACTTTGAGGCAAAAAATACAATTTGAACCAGTTTGTTTTGAGAACTTATAATTACAAGAAAACAGCACAAATTTATTCTAAAAAGACTTGATGGTGCTCCTGAGCTGCATGGAAAGACAAAATTAATGCTTGCTGTTCTTCATGCCTCAAGCTCttgggaaaaaaatgaagtgaTTGTGTAACCGCAtgtcagaaaaaatatattaaaaaGCAATTTCAGTTTTCCTTAATGAATTTCATTTTTATCGCTACTACTTCAGTTGTTGTGACTGTGTGACCAAATGTAACTGCTTAGCTAGGAAGCACTTATTCATCTCGTCCATTATATAGACCTCCCACTACTGAAGAACTATTTGACGTTCATTCATTTCAAAGACTCGCTAGTGTATTATACCACTAACAATCCTGGCTCCCAGAGGTCCTCGTTGGAAACTGCAAGTGCTGCTACTTGTAAAATGACAGTATGCCTACATGTATATTCGCAAATTAGGTAGCCTTGTTGAGTAGTGCATAGATGAAATATTCTAGAGAAGATGGCCAACCTAAAATGGAAAACTATTTTGCTTTTTGCTTTCATTTCCAAATGAAAAATTCTTGTGTTCCAGTCCATGCAAAGTAATGTTTTAGTTCAGTTTTGGTTTGACATCTTGCTACACATGTTCGACCTTAACTCCGCATCACACTGCATTTATCAACTACAAGCAGAACAAACATCGCTCAGTTATTTTTGGTCTGAACAACTATTGCAGCACGTCAAGTGTAACAGAAATGAACTTCTTAAACTTAATGTCTCACCCACCTTGCTCAAAACATTCCTGTCTGAACCTGTTTCACAAGATATCGCCGTAATCCTGCACTACACTTGTCAAGGATTCGTGCTACCACCTTTCATGTCCCCTATTCTCTACCATTATCATAAAGCTAGCATTTCACtctgtaacatttcttcgtgCATTCATATTTCTCTCAAGCAATCTACTATTGTCCTGTGCTTAATTTTGTATCGTTAAAATATTATATTTTCACTTTTCAACTTTAGATACAAAATAAAGCCTACACCAGATGCTTCTTTACTTTTCATATTTCTGACATGCCTTTCTTACATTGATTTTTGAAATAGACGTTGCTAGCACTATGATGCTCTCCAATGAACAACAGCGGCAAGTGAATCATCGAGAACTGCTGAAAGACTTATCAGCTGTCCAGAATTATGCCAAGTTCTTGCAAGAAAGACTAGGTATGTATTACTTTACTACCGCTAGTATATTTTTGTGTGCCAAATCCAGGGATGCATGCAACAATCTAACCTTATGAAATTGCTTCGTTTTCGTGGATGGTGATCTTCGTTTGGTGTTACTTGCTCTGTCATGGTACAGCATGTCCTGTAAAAGATGTCAACAAGTATTGCCAGCACAATAGTGTGCATTGAAGAGGGCCATGCCTGCTTATTTAAATTTTCTGTGGCGACCCCATGGATATGGCATTGTGCAATTGAGCACAAGGTCATGGGGGCTATTTCCAGCTGTGGCATTCGCATTTCATAAGGTGCCAAATGCAAATATGCTCAGTTATTCTTCCTGTTATTCTGCAGACCTCCACTGCAAGATTGCTTTGAAATGTTTGAAATGTTAAGCCACATgaatcaatcttttttttcttctgaatttaGGGCTTAAAGAAGAGCATGGTGTTAGCTTCAGACTCCTAATGCTAGCATGTTTGTGCAGCTCACGTCAGCAATTTGTGGAACATATTGTTGCATTTTTGCTAGTGCAATACATTTACATTCTGCTGGTATTGTACCAGCGTCATGTAGCCAGCTTTCTTGTACATTTCAGAACAAACAGCTCAAGTGGTCCTTAGTCGACAAGAAACTGCTGCCGTGCGCTTTGAGGAGACTCTGAGCAATCTCGGCAAGATCAACGCCAGCATTGGTTATGTCCAGGAAGTGATAGACACGATGCGAAAAGACGTCGACAGCAAGTTTGGTTGGTTGGTGCGGCTCCTGCACAGCACAGGTTGGCATTTTTATTTGCTTCCCATTGTTCTTTACTGTTGGATACGGATTGAGTCTAGGTGCTCTGATGATAAAACAAGTTTGTTGTACTTAATATTTGGAGCACACTGGAGGACCACATATCGTTAAAATTGAGAGCCTTCCACGACAGTGTCCCTCATAATCCACTGGGCAGTTTTGGGACATCAAAAACCCAAAAGTTCAATCGTAGATAAGTTCGCATATTTTTTTAGCAATAAAGCAGTTTAATGCATTTGCTCAGCCGGTCTTGTACTGACCAGTTTGATGCCGTTCTCCTGAAGTTTTCTGGTGATGTTGGTGGAGATGCTTTGGACTGTGCGGACCTGAGATCTGATAACCTTGAACAAAAGAGATGTCTAGCAATGCAGTGCTTTTTGCCGGCAGATGAGCATTATCAGCAAGATTATGTGCTGGGAGCAGTGTGGCTTGTCCCACACTGCATCTAAATTTCGAAGAAATGTGCTGCCTGACCATTGCTGTTTTCTACATAAAGTTCTCGGCAAACATTATTTTTCCGTAGGGCAAGAACAGCAGTAGAAGTGTAAATGTAGTCTTCTGCTCTTTTTTCCAGTACTTTTGCCTATTTCTTTACAAACAT
It includes:
- the LOC135900892 gene encoding protein brambleberry-like is translated as MRPSAVLFFLTVLAPANCFFGWFATKPVPVTNSEADAKDFTKDGTVAVVPFEMKTADEEFLKEGKKYGLQLSTLDVCHHKVLLGLTSSCSQLNEEDLGKLSVKLLNCQSAVEGRPTFPCTDEMSLRQCTQGMDQHTWNTYHLISNRARAVCYSTRQQQFYAKTEMTVNKLIWTTDQQVKAMDQLEQEQKKVSALTSQTLETMSSGQKALMQQQEKLKSSQQSVQHFVAENLKELMLEKALIAAGQRELAQMTNTIRKKLDVASTMMLSNEQQRQVNHRELLKDLSAVQNYAKFLQERLEQTAQVVLSRQETAAVRFEETLSNLGKINASIGYVQEVIDTMRKDVDSKFGWLVRLLHSTGDQLSAIYCCVLHCGYLLVAMFLAAFLQFPMASRVFLLFSVPVNAVASIRESCGLDFGPLTVLLAIFLAGDMACHAIRGFCRRRSSRLPALDARPDENLSRTANGFTMYRSEAMYTKDSTWHEDRCRVSGATTPLSDGVQRISSRHCSRVSATGSRSSTPLLEERQSTPPVSDTEEDSSSANVSRWLLRNAEAGTMPDIVPATSTPVASPVDSLLQTSRKENGHLAKQHLFSSFDKGSRPGFRDSPDRSFASNTSVLSSGSRRRCSGFNKSGVPCKGICVKGQDYCHHHC